The genomic segment TAAGCAGCAATTCAGCGACGCCTTGGGCTCCATTGAGCCCGGCGACGACAAGGCCAACGCGCCCGAGGCGCACAACCTGGTACGCGATGCGCTCGAAGCCGATCCCACGCTCTCCGGATATGGCGTGAGCCCGGTGCTGATCGGGTCCTACAAGAGAAACGTGTCAATCAAGCGGATCAAGGATGTGGACGTGTTTGTCCGCCTTCCCGAGGTGTCCGCGGAGGTGTCCTCCCACGACATCCTCGACCGCTTCTTCAAGGTGCTGCATGCAGAGTTCGGCGCCGACTCCGACGGGCACCGCCGGACCAAGCGCCAGGACCGCAGTCTGCAGGTCTCCTTCCCGGAATACGACCTCTACGTCGACGCAGTACCTGCCCGCCCCTACGTGGATGGCCAGACGTGGGAGATCCCGCAGAAGGGGGACGAGGACCAGTGGGTCCGCACCAACCCCGAAGCGCTGACCACACTGTCGAGCGCGATGAACGCCACCCACGAAGGCTTCTACGTACCAACCGTCAAGTTGCTGCGCCAAACGCGACGCGCCCTACTCGGCGTCGGGACGAAGCCTGGCGGATTCTTCATCGAAGTCGCGGCGTACCAGGCATTCAACTCAGGACTCGTCGGCGGCAATGACCAAGCGGAGTACTACGTCTCAGCGCTGCAGCACATCAGCACGATCATTAACAACTTCGCCACCTACGGCATCGAGGTGAGCGACCCCACACTGCGTGGCCACACCATCTCGATCCGCGCGACCGACGACGAGATCGAAGCGGCCCGAACCTGCTTCGCAGA from the Nitrospira sp. genome contains:
- a CDS encoding nucleotidyltransferase — encoded protein: MAHLKQQFSDALGSIEPGDDKANAPEAHNLVRDALEADPTLSGYGVSPVLIGSYKRNVSIKRIKDVDVFVRLPEVSAEVSSHDILDRFFKVLHAEFGADSDGHRRTKRQDRSLQVSFPEYDLYVDAVPARPYVDGQTWEIPQKGDEDQWVRTNPEALTTLSSAMNATHEGFYVPTVKLLRQTRRALLGVGTKPGGFFIEVAAYQAFNSGLVGGNDQAEYYVSALQHISTIINNFATYGIEVSDPTLRGHTISIRATDDEIEAARTCFADAATAAHDALDNEDEGAAALTFQKLLGENGDGDAVFKMPPGFNDDGTKRASIISPGARVVPAGPRTFG